The following DNA comes from Streptomyces pristinaespiralis.
AGGCCGGGTCGTCGAAGTCCAGCACCTGGTTCGCCGTGCGCCCCTCGAGCAGCTGCCCCACGGCCGCCCTGCTCGTCGCCTCGTTCCACCGCTTCCCCATGCCCCCGCACCCCTTCCGCGCCGATCGCGCCGCTCACACTAGGAGGGGGCGACCACCGCTGACCAGCGGGTTTCCCGGTCGATTGACAAACCATGCGGAGGACTGCATAGTTATACCCATCAGCGTATGCACCGTAAGGAGAAACCCGTGACCGAGCGCGTCGTACTCGCCTACTCGGGCGGCCTGGACACCTCCGTCGCCATCGGCTGGATCGCCGAGGAGACGGGCGCCGAGGTCATCGCCGTTGCCGTGGACGTCGGCCAGGGCGGCGAGGACCTGGACGTCATCCGCAAGCGCGCGCTCGCCTGCGGTGCTGTGGAGGCCGAGGTGGCCGACGCCAAGGACGAGTTCGCCGAGGAGTACTGCCTCCCCGCGATCAAGGCCAACGCCCTCTACATGGACCGCTACCCGCTGGTCTCCGCCCTCTCCCGGCCGACGATCGTCAAGCACCTCGTCGCCGCCGCCAAGAAGCACGGCGCCACCACCGTCGCCCACGGCTGCACCGGCAAGGGCAACGACCAGGTGCGGTTCGAGGCCGGCATCGTCGCCCTCGCGCCCGAGCTGAAGTGCATCGCCCCGGTCCGTGACTACGCGATGACCCGGGACAAGGCGATCGCCTTCTGCGAGGAGAAGCAGCTCCCGATCGCCACCACCAAGAAGTCGCCGTACTCCATCGACCAGAACGTCTTCGGGCGGGCCGTCGAGACCGGCTTCCTGGAGGACATCTGGAACGCGCCGATCGAGGACATCTACGAGTACACCTCGAACCCGGCGGAGCAGCGCGAGGCCGACGAGGTCGTCATCTCCTTCAAGGCCGGTGTCCCGGTCGCCATCGACGGCAAGCCCGTCACCGTGCTCCAGGCCATCCAGCAGCTCAACGAGCGCGCCGGCGCACAGGGCATCGGCCGGATCGACATGGTCGAGGACCGGCTCGTCGGCATCAAGTCCCGTGAGGTCTACGAGGCCCCCGGCGCCATCGCGCTGATCACCGCGCACCAGGAGCTGGAGAACGTCACCGTCGAGCGTGAGCTGGCCCGGTACAAGCGGCAGGTCGAGCAGCGCTGGGGCGAGCTGGTCTACGACGGCCTGTGGTTCTCCCCGCTCAAGCGCGCCCTGGACGGTTTCATCAACGAGGCCAACCAGCACGTCACCGGCGACATCCGGATGACCCTGCACGGCGGCCGGGCCGTCGTCACCGGCCGGAAGTCCGACGAGTCGCTGTACGACTTCAACCTCGCCACCTACGACTCGGGCGACACGTTCGACCAGTCGAAGGCGCAGGGCTTCATCGAGATCTTCGGCCTGTCGCAGAAGATCGCCGCCAAGCGGGACCTGGCGTAACCCGCCTGCGTTGAACAGTGCGCCTCCTCGTCGCGGCGGGGAGGCGTCTTCACACCCTCATCCAAGGAGCTCGAGCTGTGAGCAGCAACAACGGTGACGTCCGGCTCTGGGGCGGCCGCTTCGCCGACGGTCCGGCAGAGGCGCTGGCGAAGCTGTCCGCGTCCGTGCACTTCGACTGGCGGCTCGCGCCGTACGACATCGCCGGCTCCCGTGCCCACGCCCGAGTCCTGAAGAAGGCGGGCCTGCTCACCGACGACGAGCTGACGCGGATGCTCGCGGGGCTCGACCGGCTCCAGGCCGACGTGGCGTCCGGCGACTTCACCGGCACCATCGCCGACGAGGACGTCCACACCGCCCTCGAGCGCGGCCTGCTCGAGCGCCTCGGTCCCGACCTCGGCGGCAAGCTCCGCGCCGGCCGGTCCCGCAACGACCAGGTCGCCACGCTCTTCCGGATGTACCTGCGCGACCACGCGCGGATCATCGGCGGCCTGATCGCCGACCTCCAGGACGCCCTCGTCGGCCTCGCCGAGGCCCATCCGGACGTCGCCATGCCCGGCCGTACGCACCTCCAGCACGCGCAGCCGGTCCTCTTCGCGCACCACGTCCTGGCCCATGTCCAGTCGTTGTCCCGGGACGCCGAGCGGCTGCGCCAGTGGGACACCCGCACCGCCGTCTCCCCGTACGGCTCCGGCGCCCTGGCCGGTTCCTCCCTCGGGCTCGACCCGGAGGCGGTCGCCGCCGACCTCGGCTTCGAGCGGGGATCCGCCGGGAACTCCATCGACGGCACCGCGTCGCGGGACTTCGTCGCCGAGTTCGCCTTCATCACCGCCATGATCGGCGTGAACCTCTCGCGGATCGCCGAGGAGATCATCATCTGGAACACGAAGGAGTTCTCCTTCGTGACCCTGCACGACGCCTTCTCCACCGGCTCGTCGATCATGCCGCAGAAGAAGAACCCGGACATCGCGGAGCTGGCGCGCGGCAAGTCCGGCCGGCTCATCGGCAACCTGACCGGGCTGCTCGCCACGCTCAAGGCCCTCCCGCTCGCGTACAACCGCGACCTCCAGGAGGACAAGGAGCCGGTCTTCGACTCCTGCGACACGCTCGAGGTCCTGCTCCCCGCCTTCACGGGCATGATGGCCACGCTCACGGTCAACCGCGAGCGGATGGAGGAGCTCGCCCCGGCCGGCTTCTCGCTCGCCACGGACATCGCCGAGTGGCTGGTCAAGCAGGGGGTGCCGTTCCGCGTCGCGCACGAGGTCGCGGGCGAGTGCGTCAAGGAGTGCGAGCGGCTGGGCATCGAGCTGGACCAGCTGACGGACGAGCAGTTCGCCAAGATCTCCGAACACCTCACGCCCGAGGTCCGCACCGTCCTGAACGTGCCGGGCGCGCTGGCCTCCCGCAACAGCCGCGGCGGAACGGCCCCTTCGGCGGTCGCCACCCAGCTCAACGAGGTCAAGGCCGACCTGGTGATACAGCACGCCTGGGCCACGGCCAAGCAGTGACGTGGGGGCGCCGTCGCCCCTTCTGCCGGCGCGTCGAGGTCCGGACCGGCCGACCGGTCCGGACCTCGACGCGCCGCGTGCGTCCCTTTGACGTCAGGCGCTCGTGAGGATGACGAGCTGCTGGGTCGCCCGGGTCATCGCCACATAGCGGTCGACCGCTCCCTCGACGCCCTCGCCGAACGCCTCCGGGTCGACGAGGACGACCAGGTCGAACTCCAGCCCCTTCGACAGCTCCGGGGTCAGCGACCGGACACGGGGTGTCGTCGGCCGGAACGCGGGATCGCCGATGACGCAGGCGATCCCCTCGGCGTGTGCGGCGAGCCAGGTGTCGAGGACCGGGGCGAGATCCGAAACGGCTCCGTGGACGACGGGGACGCCGCTGCTGCGGATGGAGGCCGGCACGTTGGCGTCGGGGAGCACGGCACGGATGACCGGCTCGGCCTCCGTCATGACCTCTTCCGGCGTCCGGTAGTTGACGTTCAGGGACGTCAGTTCGACCCGGTCGAGCCCGACCCGCTCCAGCCGTTCCCGCCACGACTCGGTGAACCCGTGCCTGGCCTGGGCACGGTCCCCGACGATGGTGAAGCTCCGGGACGGGCACCGCTGCAGCAGCATCTGCCACTCCGCGTCGGTCAGCTCCTGCGCCTCGTCCACCACGATGTGCGCGAACGGCCCGGCCAGCAGGTCCGGTTCGACGCCCGGTGACGCGTTCTCGTCGACCAGGGCGTCGTGGAAGTCCTCGCCGCGGAGCATCGTCACCAGGCCCGTCCCGTACTCGTCGTCGGCGACCTCGATCAGGGAGTCGACGACCCTGGCCATGTGCTCCCGTTCGGCGGCGACAGCCGCGTTCTGCCGCCTCTTGCGCCGCGCCGCCTCCGGGTCGCCGAGCCGCTGCCGTGCCGCGTCCAGGAGCGG
Coding sequences within:
- the argH gene encoding argininosuccinate lyase, encoding MSSNNGDVRLWGGRFADGPAEALAKLSASVHFDWRLAPYDIAGSRAHARVLKKAGLLTDDELTRMLAGLDRLQADVASGDFTGTIADEDVHTALERGLLERLGPDLGGKLRAGRSRNDQVATLFRMYLRDHARIIGGLIADLQDALVGLAEAHPDVAMPGRTHLQHAQPVLFAHHVLAHVQSLSRDAERLRQWDTRTAVSPYGSGALAGSSLGLDPEAVAADLGFERGSAGNSIDGTASRDFVAEFAFITAMIGVNLSRIAEEIIIWNTKEFSFVTLHDAFSTGSSIMPQKKNPDIAELARGKSGRLIGNLTGLLATLKALPLAYNRDLQEDKEPVFDSCDTLEVLLPAFTGMMATLTVNRERMEELAPAGFSLATDIAEWLVKQGVPFRVAHEVAGECVKECERLGIELDQLTDEQFAKISEHLTPEVRTVLNVPGALASRNSRGGTAPSAVATQLNEVKADLVIQHAWATAKQ
- a CDS encoding argininosuccinate synthase, encoding MTERVVLAYSGGLDTSVAIGWIAEETGAEVIAVAVDVGQGGEDLDVIRKRALACGAVEAEVADAKDEFAEEYCLPAIKANALYMDRYPLVSALSRPTIVKHLVAAAKKHGATTVAHGCTGKGNDQVRFEAGIVALAPELKCIAPVRDYAMTRDKAIAFCEEKQLPIATTKKSPYSIDQNVFGRAVETGFLEDIWNAPIEDIYEYTSNPAEQREADEVVISFKAGVPVAIDGKPVTVLQAIQQLNERAGAQGIGRIDMVEDRLVGIKSREVYEAPGAIALITAHQELENVTVERELARYKRQVEQRWGELVYDGLWFSPLKRALDGFINEANQHVTGDIRMTLHGGRAVVTGRKSDESLYDFNLATYDSGDTFDQSKAQGFIEIFGLSQKIAAKRDLA